A window of the Triplophysa rosa linkage group LG23, Trosa_1v2, whole genome shotgun sequence genome harbors these coding sequences:
- the si:dkey-96n2.3 gene encoding uracil nucleotide/cysteinyl leukotriene receptor: MNNTEEGIYHSSHTENILFATFYIVIFILSVPSNALALWVFCCHDNRNTPFKVFLKHLAIADVSYVLVLPMRMVYHMSDCHWPLEEGACRVVGFLFFVNLYCSMYFMTCISLDRLLACVLPHKTQNLRNTRNAKVVCAILWIMVTISMAPVLFSPKQVIRRLDTWNVTVCEQLYIENSSNPTGAVVSTAVAFLIPLVIMTVSYILVFCKVQRMTFQERTTSQRKALRLIVLTVVNFIIAFVPYHINRFVFIIQHNDMSKSESERQLLHLGNRITSALTCVSGVLDPVMYFFLAKNFQETLLQLCGRNPKEEQSTT, from the coding sequence ATGAATAACACGGAGGAGGGGATTTACCACAGCTCTCACACGGAGAACATCCTCTTTGCAACCTTCTACATTGTCATCTTCATCCTCTCTGTTCCAAGCAATGCCTTAGCGCTTTGGGTGTTCTGCTGCCATGACAACCGCAACACCCCATTCAAAGTGTTTCTGAAGCACCTGGCTATAGCTGACGTCTCTTACGTCCTGGTGCTCCCCATGCGGATGGTCTACCATATGTCAGACTGTCACTGGCCTCTTGAGGAGGGGGCGTGTCGCGTGGTTGGCTTCCTGTTCTTCGTGAACCTCTACTGCAGCATGTACTTTATGACTTGCATCAGTCTGGACCGCCTGCTGGCTTGTGTCTTACCACACAAGACTCAGAATCTGAGAAATACCAGGAATGCCAAAGTGGTCTGTGCGATCTTGTGGATCATGGTGACCATTTCCATGGCACCTGTCCTGTTCTCCCCAAAACAAGTCATCAGACGATTGGATACGTGGAATGTGACGGTGTGTGAACAGCTGTACATCGAAAATTCTTCCAATCCCACTGGTGCAGTTGTGTCGACGGCCGTCGCGTTTCTAATACCTCTGGTCATCATGACTGTCTCTTACATTCTAGTATTTTGCAAAGTCCAAAGAATGACCTTTCAGGAAAGGACGACATCTCAGCGTAAGGCATTGAGATTGATCGTGCTAACAGTGGTTAACTTTATCATCGCTTTTGTACCCTATCATATCAACCGATTTGTCTTCATCATACAGCACAATGACATGTCAAAGTCAGAATCAGAAAGACAGTTGTTGCATTTGGGAAATCGCATAACCTCAGCTTTAACATGTGTAAGTGGCGTGTTGGACCCTGTTATGTACTTCTTTTTGGCTAAAAATTTCCAAGAGACTCTGCTTCAGCTCTGTGGTAGGAACCCTAAAGAGGAGCAATCCACCACATGA